Proteins encoded in a region of the Frondihabitans sp. 762G35 genome:
- the lipB gene encoding lipoyl(octanoyl) transferase LipB: MTTMRLGLEGPLLDYTEGLALQRRLHAEVVEGTTGQALILCQHPSVYTAGTRTQESDLPRDGSPVVEADRGGRITWHGPGQLVAYPIVRLPEPVDVVAHVRALEQVVIDVCARFGVDAERIDGRSGAWVRGPFRDEKVGAIGIRVAQGVTMHGISLNCDNSLDPYATIVACGIADAGVTTLSRAAGRTISVLDVADALEERLDAYLETLLRVAPVEATAVTA, translated from the coding sequence ATGACGACGATGCGACTCGGCCTCGAGGGGCCTCTGCTCGACTACACCGAGGGCCTGGCGCTGCAGCGCCGCCTCCACGCCGAGGTGGTCGAGGGCACGACCGGGCAGGCGCTGATCCTCTGTCAGCACCCGTCCGTCTACACGGCCGGCACCCGCACGCAGGAGAGCGACCTCCCCCGCGACGGCAGCCCGGTGGTCGAGGCCGACCGGGGCGGCCGGATCACCTGGCACGGACCGGGACAGCTCGTCGCCTACCCGATCGTCCGGCTGCCCGAGCCCGTCGACGTCGTCGCTCACGTGCGGGCCCTCGAACAGGTCGTCATCGACGTCTGCGCCCGGTTCGGCGTCGACGCCGAGCGCATCGACGGCCGGAGCGGCGCCTGGGTCCGCGGACCGTTCCGCGACGAGAAGGTGGGAGCCATCGGCATCCGGGTCGCCCAGGGGGTCACGATGCACGGCATCTCCCTCAACTGCGACAACTCCCTCGACCCTTACGCCACGATCGTCGCCTGCGGGATCGCCGACGCCGGCGTCACGACCCTGTCCCGCGCGGCGGGCAGGACGATCTCCGTCCTCGACGTCGCCGACGCGCTGGAGGAGCGGCTCGACGCCTACCTCGAGACCCTGCTCCGGGTCGCCCCCGTCGAGGCGACGGCGGTGACCGCGTGA
- the lipA gene encoding lipoyl synthase, giving the protein MTATVPDGRRLLRIEARNAETPIETKPGWIKTRATQGPEFRALSALVTEKKLHTVCQEAGCPNIYECWEDREATFLIGGSQCTRRCDFCQIDTGKPSPLDLREPLSVAESVREMGLRYATVTGVARDDLEDEGVWLYAETIRRIHELNPGTGVEILVPDFSGRPELLAKVFEARPEVFAHNVETVPRIFKRIRPAFRFDRSLDVIRQGHDAGLVTKSNLILGMGEEYGEVIDALERLREAHTDIITLTQYLRPSPRHLPVARWVKPEEFVDFKEIAEDLGFSGVLAGPLVRSSYRAGRLWARTMRAQGRDIPAALEHLALQEAGAQAV; this is encoded by the coding sequence GTGACCGCGACGGTGCCCGACGGGCGGCGGCTCCTGCGGATCGAGGCGAGGAACGCGGAGACGCCGATCGAGACGAAGCCCGGCTGGATCAAGACGCGGGCCACGCAGGGCCCCGAGTTCCGAGCCCTCAGCGCCCTCGTCACGGAGAAGAAACTGCACACCGTCTGCCAGGAGGCAGGCTGCCCCAACATCTACGAGTGCTGGGAGGATCGCGAGGCCACCTTCCTCATCGGCGGCTCCCAGTGCACGAGGCGCTGCGACTTCTGCCAGATCGACACGGGGAAGCCCTCCCCGCTCGACCTGCGCGAGCCGCTCTCGGTCGCGGAGTCGGTGCGCGAGATGGGCCTCCGCTACGCCACCGTGACCGGTGTGGCCCGCGACGACCTCGAGGACGAGGGCGTCTGGCTGTACGCGGAGACGATCCGCAGGATCCACGAGCTCAATCCCGGCACCGGCGTCGAGATCCTCGTTCCCGACTTCAGCGGGAGGCCCGAGCTCCTGGCGAAGGTCTTCGAGGCGCGCCCGGAGGTCTTCGCGCACAACGTGGAGACGGTGCCGCGCATCTTCAAGCGCATCCGGCCGGCCTTCCGCTTCGACCGGTCGCTCGACGTGATCCGCCAGGGGCACGACGCCGGTCTCGTGACGAAGTCGAATCTCATCCTCGGCATGGGCGAGGAGTACGGCGAGGTCATCGACGCGCTGGAGCGGCTGCGCGAGGCGCACACCGACATCATCACGCTGACGCAGTATTTGCGGCCGAGCCCCCGCCATCTCCCGGTGGCCCGCTGGGTGAAGCCGGAGGAGTTCGTCGACTTCAAGGAGATCGCCGAGGACCTCGGGTTCAGCGGCGTCCTCGCGGGGCCCCTCGTGCGGTCGTCGTACCGTGCCGGGCGCCTCTGGGCGCGCACGATGCGCGCGCAGGGTCGCGACATCCCCGCGGCCCTCGAGCACCTCGCCCTGCAGGAGGCGGGCGCTCAGGCGGTCTGA
- the ffh gene encoding signal recognition particle protein — protein sequence MATFGSLSDRLAATLTNLRGKGKLSPADVDGTVREIRRALLDADVALEVVKSFTQAIRERALGDEVNKALNPAQQVVQIVNEELVQILGGQQRRLEFAKRPPTVIMLAGLQGAGKTTLAGKLAKWLKKEGHTPLLVASDLQRPNAVTQLQVVGEQAGVPVFAPEPGNGVGDPVKVARNGVKFAADKLYDTVIVDTAGRLGVDADLMKQAANIRKAVDPDEVLFVIDAMIGQDAVATAKAFQDGVDFTGVVLTKLDGDARGGAALSVAQLTGRPIMFASTGEGLDDFEPFHPDRMASRILDLGDILTLIEQAQGAFDEAEARDIAEKFATDSFTLDDFLKQMQQLRKMGSIKGMLGMLPGAKGMREQLDNFDEQEIVRTEAIIQSMTKAERANSKILNGSRRLRIARGSGMTVTDVNQLVSRFEQAAKMMKTVAKGGMPQVPGMGPIPGAGFGGGRKQVAKKKGSKAGNPAKRAAENARLAEGKPVAPAAGSGTGFGLGKGGKAAPSEEELASLQKFLGR from the coding sequence ATGGCAACCTTTGGATCCCTCTCCGACCGCCTCGCGGCCACCCTCACCAATCTCCGCGGCAAGGGCAAGCTCTCGCCCGCCGACGTCGACGGAACCGTCCGCGAGATCCGACGCGCGCTGCTCGACGCCGACGTCGCGCTCGAGGTCGTCAAGAGCTTCACGCAGGCGATCCGCGAGCGCGCGCTCGGCGACGAGGTCAACAAGGCCCTGAACCCGGCGCAGCAGGTCGTGCAGATCGTCAACGAGGAGCTCGTCCAGATCCTCGGCGGCCAGCAGCGCCGCCTCGAGTTCGCGAAGCGGCCGCCGACGGTCATCATGCTCGCCGGCCTCCAGGGCGCCGGGAAGACGACCCTCGCGGGCAAGCTGGCGAAGTGGCTGAAGAAGGAGGGGCACACCCCGCTCCTCGTCGCCTCCGACCTCCAGCGCCCCAACGCCGTGACGCAGCTCCAGGTCGTCGGCGAGCAGGCCGGGGTCCCCGTCTTCGCGCCGGAGCCCGGCAACGGCGTCGGCGACCCGGTCAAGGTCGCCAGGAACGGCGTGAAGTTCGCCGCCGACAAGCTCTACGACACCGTCATCGTCGACACGGCCGGGCGCCTCGGCGTCGACGCCGACCTCATGAAGCAGGCCGCCAACATCCGGAAGGCCGTCGACCCCGACGAGGTGCTCTTCGTCATCGACGCGATGATCGGCCAGGACGCCGTCGCGACCGCCAAGGCCTTCCAGGACGGAGTCGACTTCACCGGTGTCGTCCTGACGAAGCTCGACGGCGACGCCCGCGGTGGTGCGGCGCTGAGCGTCGCGCAGCTCACGGGCCGGCCGATCATGTTCGCCTCGACCGGGGAGGGTCTCGACGACTTCGAGCCGTTCCACCCCGACCGCATGGCGTCGCGCATCCTCGACCTCGGCGACATCCTCACGCTCATCGAGCAGGCGCAGGGCGCGTTCGACGAGGCCGAGGCGCGCGACATCGCCGAGAAGTTCGCGACCGACAGCTTCACGCTCGACGACTTCCTCAAGCAGATGCAGCAGCTGCGCAAGATGGGGTCCATCAAGGGCATGCTCGGCATGCTGCCGGGCGCCAAGGGCATGCGCGAGCAGCTCGACAACTTCGACGAGCAGGAGATCGTCCGCACCGAGGCGATCATCCAGTCGATGACGAAGGCGGAGCGAGCGAACTCCAAGATCCTGAACGGCTCCCGGCGTCTCCGCATCGCCCGCGGTTCCGGCATGACGGTCACCGACGTCAACCAGCTCGTCAGCCGCTTCGAGCAGGCCGCCAAGATGATGAAGACGGTGGCCAAGGGCGGGATGCCCCAGGTTCCGGGGATGGGTCCGATCCCGGGTGCGGGCTTCGGCGGCGGCCGCAAGCAGGTCGCCAAGAAGAAGGGCTCGAAGGCGGGCAACCCGGCGAAGAGGGCGGCGGAGAACGCGCGCCTCGCCGAGGGCAAGCCCGTGGCTCCTGCCGCCGGGTCCGGCACCGGGTTCGGTCTCGGCAAGGGGGGCAAGGCCGCTCCGTCCGAGGAGGAGCTCGCCAGCCTGCAGAAGTTCCTGGGTCGCTAG